In one Mus pahari chromosome 21, PAHARI_EIJ_v1.1, whole genome shotgun sequence genomic region, the following are encoded:
- the Cryaa gene encoding alpha-crystallin A chain isoform X1 has protein sequence MDVTIQHPWFKRALGPFYPSRLFDQFFGEGLFEYDLLPFLSSTISPYYRQSLFRTVLDSGISEVRSDRDKFVIFLDVKHFSPEDLTVKVLEDFVEIHGKHNERQDDHGYISREFHRRYRLPSNVDQSALSCSLSADGMLTFSGPKVQSGLDAGHSERAIPVSREEKPSSAPSS, from the exons ATGGACGTCACCATTCAGCACCCTTGGTTCAAGCGCGCCCTGGGGCCCTTCTACCCCAGCCGACTGTTCGACCAGTTCTTCGGCGAGGGTCTTTTTGAGTACGACCTGCTGCCCTTCCTGTCTTCCACCATCAGCCCCTACTACCGCCAGTCCCTCTTCCGCACTGTGCTGGACTCCGGCATCTCTGAG GTCCGATCTGACCGGGACAAGTTTGTCATCTTCTTGGACGTGAAGCACTTCTCTCCCGAGGACCTCACCGTGAAGGTACTGGAGGATTTTGTGGAGATTCACGGCAAACACAACGAGAGGCAG GATGACCACGGCTACATTTCCCGTGAATTTCACCGTCGCTACCGTCTGCCTTCCAACGTGGAccagtctgccctctcctgcTCCCTGTCTGCGGATGGCATGCTGACCTTCTCTGGCCCCAAGGTCCAGTCCGGCTTGGATGCTGGCCACAGTGAGAGGGCCATTCCTGTGTCACGGGAGGAGAAACCCAGCTCTGCACCCTCGTCTTGA
- the Cryaa gene encoding alpha-crystallin A chain isoform X2, producing MDVTIQHPWFKRALGPFYPSRLFDQFFGEGLFEYDLLPFLSSTISPYYRQSLFRTVLDSGISELMTHMWFVMRQPHAGNPKSSPVKASYMAKVRSDRDKFVIFLDVKHFSPEDLTVKVLEDFVEIHGKHNERQDDHGYISREFHRRYRLPSNVDQSALSCSLSADGMLTFSGPKVQSGLDAGHSERAIPVSREEKPSSAPSS from the exons ATGGACGTCACCATTCAGCACCCTTGGTTCAAGCGCGCCCTGGGGCCCTTCTACCCCAGCCGACTGTTCGACCAGTTCTTCGGCGAGGGTCTTTTTGAGTACGACCTGCTGCCCTTCCTGTCTTCCACCATCAGCCCCTACTACCGCCAGTCCCTCTTCCGCACTGTGCTGGACTCCGGCATCTCTGAG CTCATGACCCATATGTGGTTTGTAATGCGCCAACCACATGCTGGAAACCCCAAGAGCAGCCCGGTCAAGGCAAGTTACATGGCGAAG GTCCGATCTGACCGGGACAAGTTTGTCATCTTCTTGGACGTGAAGCACTTCTCTCCCGAGGACCTCACCGTGAAGGTACTGGAGGATTTTGTGGAGATTCACGGCAAACACAACGAGAGGCAG GATGACCACGGCTACATTTCCCGTGAATTTCACCGTCGCTACCGTCTGCCTTCCAACGTGGAccagtctgccctctcctgcTCCCTGTCTGCGGATGGCATGCTGACCTTCTCTGGCCCCAAGGTCCAGTCCGGCTTGGATGCTGGCCACAGTGAGAGGGCCATTCCTGTGTCACGGGAGGAGAAACCCAGCTCTGCACCCTCGTCTTGA